Proteins from a genomic interval of Quercus robur chromosome 9, dhQueRobu3.1, whole genome shotgun sequence:
- the LOC126701080 gene encoding putative disease resistance protein RGA3, producing MAEAFVADVAKGILSKLIPLVSEQISLAWGFKEELTQLRGSVEMIQAVLADAQRRKVREESSRLWLQRLEDVAYDADDLLDELAYEILRRKVEIRNQMKRKVHSFFSFSNPIAFRIKMANKVKAIGELLKGINDDANQFRLPKVSSVISNPKIIPNRETDPSLDYSEIVGRRDHVGEIVNLLLSATNQQLSVIPIVGMAGLGKTTLAKLVYNHELVIRHFDERIWVCVSDDFDDKRILREILESITEESWTSNNKGAIIKRLQTQLQAKRYLLILDDVWNEKSQNWCNLKSCLSTISSNTGNNIIVTTRSDKVAEIMETVPRQYLEKISKDECWSIIKKIVSKNESIPLTPDLETIGRDIAEKCGGVPLVASILGGTMSRKKQKSKWLTIQNSEVWSYLHDSNEMLPILELSFDHLPSLSLKQCFAYCSIFPKDYEIKKEELIEFWMAEGFLQPAQGSSLVMEDIGNKYFNILLENSLFQDVKKDMYDNITSCKMHDLVHDLARSISKFETLILKDDSRGDIHHVRRRLLVQYDWETKPRIPLSKDSVRRLRTLISENATFGNLLSNFKCLRVLKLSGNSITEISESIGCLIHLRLLHILWAEIKALPESITKLYNLQTLRLQGCYSLEELPKDLNKLVNLSHIYVDDSSYIHQSPKDMGELNFLQTLSFFIVGQR from the coding sequence ATGGCTGAGGCTTTCGTTGCTGATGTTGCTAAGGGAATTCTAAGCAAGCTGATTCCACTTGTTAGTGAGCAGATCAGCCTTGCTTGGGGTTTCAAGGAGGAGCTGACACAGCTTCGTGGGTCTGTAGAGATGATTCAGGCTGTGCTGGCTGATGCACAGAGAAGGAAAGTGAGAGAAGAGTCCTCAAGGCTTTGGCTGCAGAGGCTTGAAGATGTTGCTTATGATGCTGATGACTTGCTGGACGAGCTTGCTTATGAGATTCTCCGGCGAAAGGTAGAGATCCGGAACCAAATGAAGAGAAAGGTACActccttcttttcattttcaaacCCTATTGCATTTCGTATCAAGATGGCCAACAAAGTTAAGGCTATTGGTGAATTGCTAAAAGGGATTAATGATGATGCAAATCAATTTAGACTTCCTAAAGTGAGCTCTGTAATTTCAAATCCTAAGATTATTCCAAACCGAGAGACAGACCCCAGTCTTGATTATTCCGAAATTGTAGGAAGGAGAGATCACGTTGGAGAAATTGTAAACTTGTTGCTTAGTGCAACCAATCAACAACTCTCAGTCATTCCTATAGTAGGAATGGCAGGTTTGGGAAAAACAACTTTAGCAAAACTAGTGTACAATCATGAGCTAGTAATAAGACATTTTGATGAAAGGATATGGGTATGCGTCTCAGAtgattttgatgataaaagGATTTTGAGAGAGATTCTTGAATCCATTACTGAAGAATCATGGACATCAAATAATAAGGGTGCAATAATTAAACGTCTTCAAACACAGTTGCAAGCTAAAAGATATCTTCTCATACTTGATGATGTATGGAATGAAAAGAGTCAAAATTGGTGTAATTTAAAGAGTTGCTTGTCAACAATTAGTTCAAATACTGGAAATAATATTATTGTAACAACTCGTAGTGACAAGGTGGCAGAAATCATGGAAACAGTTCCTCGACAATACTTGGAAAAGATATCAAAAGATGAATGTTGGTCCATAATCAAGAAAATTGTATCAAAAAATGAAAGCATTCCATTAACTCCTGATTTGGAGACGATCGGAAGGGACATTGCTGAAAAATGTGGAGGGGTTCCATTGGTAGCAAGCATTTTAGGAGGGACAATGTCACgtaaaaagcagaaaagtaAGTGGTTGACAATTCAAAATAGTGAAGTTTGGAGTTATCTACATGATAGTAATGAAATGCTCCCAATATTAGAATTAAGCTTTGATCATCTTCCATCACTTTCTCTTAAACAATGTTTTGCATATTGTTCAATTTTTCCTAAAGATTATGAGATTAAAAAGGAAGAATTAATTGAGTTTTGGATGGCTGAAGGGTTCCTTCAACCAGCTCAAGGAAGCAGTTTGGTAATGGAGGATATTGGTAACAAGTATTTTAATATCCTTTTAGAGAATTCATTATTCCAAGATGTGAAAAAGGATATGTATGATAATATTACAAGTTGCAAAATGCATGATTTGGTACATGATCTTGCCCgctcaatttcaaaatttgaaaccttgATTTTGAAGGATGATTCGAGGGGTGATATCCATCATGTACGGCGCCGTTTATTAGTCCAATATGATTGGGAAACAAAACCAAGAATTCCACTTTCAAAAGATAGTGTTCGGAGATTGCGCACACTTATTTCAGAGAATGCTACGTTTGGAAACttattatctaattttaagtGCTTGCGTGTTCTGAAATTATCTGGGAATAGCATAACAGAGATATCAGAATCAATTGGTTGCTTAATACACTTGAGGCTTCTTCACATCTTATGGGCTGAGATCAAAGCATTACCAGAGTCCATTACCAAGCTCTACAATTTGCAAACTTTAAGACTTCAAGGGTGCTATAGTCTCGAAGAACTTCCAAAAGATCTAAACAAATTGGTTAACTTGAGCCATATTTACGTTGATGATTCTTCTTACATCCATCAATCACCAAAAGATATGGGGGAGTTGAATTTTCTACAAACGTTGTCATTTTTCATTGTGGGTCAAAGATGA